A single window of Sparus aurata chromosome 12, fSpaAur1.1, whole genome shotgun sequence DNA harbors:
- the ptpn13 gene encoding tyrosine-protein phosphatase non-receptor type 13 isoform X3, protein MHVSLAEALEVRGGPLQEEEVWAVLSQSAESLQELFHKDPTAMGFIISPWSLLLMPSGNISFTDEYVTQQDLRAFTAPEVLEGVSLSSVADVEKMHMYSLGMTLFWGADYEIPQSQPMKLGEHLNSLLLNMCDDITLSRMSLRTVLDICSKHIRNSTCDPPFSYIRKLVRLVLGSLSQLDGLLTDRESLPERSKEIRERLRGKGLPSGRSAAPRVLERYRARTQEQTSLNRGLSRSMGSLPIQDLLKGDEGAAQQYSPSDYHPNSESPTELYPKPPSLQHQHSYPYLHPFHPQQKGRPVELDRRSLPFHSGEISLSQARKTWASSVDLAYIDPEALRFGALEDARRGSSAISTHSMGRVKSPLRASRERESRYPEFGGLKSRKPHHHSALSVGSGLPGAYDRIKERQRKLQVLRQAVDDPVHTHQRYHSDYSSSSESPSVTSSDPDYRHAKKPGDVRRYGSQLALSSEHDALSLTSHNAHRLRQYEGAADEGLAGAELLLQKQEEEVQRLQAHLASRLSRANLYPTDDTLAPARTSMLDLRDPLYTSSVPLRKPKIFHGPEFVKMASEPCVALSVPSSIMKRGKVEEVQRKVVVVLLNSQKLELSCDIKAVCKDVLDMVVAHIGLVEHNLFGLAYLRDNEFFFVDPDAKLTKVAPEGWKEDPKKKKSDVPFNLFLRIKFFLDDVSLIQHAMTKHQHYLQLRKDILEERVRCDTENAMILASLALQAEFGDYQPELHGKTYYRLEHYLPVSVLDKVNQATIKDELPKLHSNYYGASESETEFEFLKVSQRLTEYGVHFHRVLPEKRSQTGIMMGVYCKGVLIFEVLNGNRTAVLRFPWRETKKISFIRKKICLQNTSDGIKHLFQTDSNKTCQYLLQLCSDQHKFHLQMKARQNNQELQDLENCPLTSLQYSLDPRGGDSVGRTVSSGSLAPSLSTRSNPDHLKRISYSEVALNKAPSGPILVQDELHFPGFNPAASTVLSNPRIMSRSHHNLGQMPESPEHQVAESYRGQNQAQPNQLASHFQQHQRASSDTDSLAHQQNKSFSTVTHSSPAWSLNRSKKESDSSSIEDTGHAYVVGVSMHNSSGVPSTPASINGFQVVGGENSGRMDLGTIISSITPGGPADVNGCLKPGDRLISVNDVKLQGLSHASTIDILQNAPDDVTLVVSQPKERLYKESSPGYVPYQAKSALKALNSGQRRELDFDTSSEEQVGTGSPSPPLHSAGSPSSTSSPVHQHTGSQDSRTSGVTKISQPPAANGVQQCLERAAAAATATQLHRPEPNVGLDPMPPALPPKTRKAKVSEAPKVSEHSDRGDSDMDEETYSSSQEKLKVKKENIMENLNGNASGVNSLCPGELFDVELSKKDSSLGLSVTVLFGKGGVNTTVRHGGIYVKAIIPKGAAELDGRIQKGDRVMAVNGKSLEGATHQQAVEALRDTGQTVHLLLQKGHLPTDSVHAPLTPQCTPPSADSDQDQSKNKEQPLEVKEKPEYSFVTPDNVFEVCLLKNTSGLGFSFSREESIPDEPHGSSMVRVKKLFPGQPAAESGRINVGDVIMRVNQTSLKGLSQHEVISALRGTGQEVTLLLCRPEHGVLPEMDTSALTPMSSPRKELVTQPESSLSFGKTSPPQGKQSKCAVEEALERLRLKTPGRHNSYSDSTDGDEEVEEAFSPSTVDNNRQTWDRSVYHTPSSNLGLGRYDSTGHLDDTIHSAFYSPNLSMTRSDLSKRCPSSPVDVESPALPMVSSPSAPSPDPLPPPLPLPLNLTFAGNGQDIEEFVPEVELKVSLVKSEKGSLGFTLTKGNDHGCYIHDIVQDPAKGDGRLRPGDRMIMVNNTDVGNMGHTEVVNLVRAAPRVVDLVVGRVLEAPKPPIEAHLLPDICFKGSQEPLGLVLDGGSDSIYSVLFVKDIVPGSVAFEEGSLRSLDLIHYINGAPTQDLTLSESTRLLELSLDDLSLKATRDGKPVSPGQKSVSFLNNNISPKVSSSMNGFLKEDPQDPECLAALCPSEEEIITLDLEKPHAGGLGFSVIGGERGIFVKSITPGGVAESSSKLQVGDRLLKVNEELMTGVSHTKAVTTIRKAKGLVHLVVSRPPDQNPNTYLDYLPINSDKCNGNTDMSEDSGVKTKLRALHDELKSGNYPSLPPADYEEDGPRETEHSAELSEDTDCDGSSLPEDSPESSRKVEWQEESVDDPRNENYLQMGAGQPEEDEITWGSDELPIENMNSKSRDDGPIITEDELTSLPLVKVVPDGQYTGAKLNTVVRMMRGLLEQKVPLQEFENLQNLQPLDDCLIGQTKENKKKNRYKNIVPFDTTRVVLGKDGGYINANFIKMSVKDEDYLYIACQGPLPTTLGDFWQMVWEQKSNVIAMMTQEVEGGKVKCQRYWPDTPRTAEMVDDRLQITLIKDQYLDNFVIRLIEVKDIQTNEIQRVTHLNYTGWPDHGTPTQPEQLLTFISYMRHVHRSGPIITHCSAGIGRSGTLICIDVVLGLIGKDADFDISDVVRNMRLQRQGMVQTEDQYIFCYQVILYVLRCLQAEENISG, encoded by the exons CCTATGAAGTTGGGGGAACACCTGAACAGCCTGCTTCTCAACATGTGTGATGATATTACATTGAGTCGAATGTCGTTGCGCACGGTGCTGGAcatctgcagcaaacacattagAAATTCGACTTGTGACCCTCCCTTCTCCTATATCAGAAAACTGGTCCGGTTGGTGCTGGGCAGCCTTTCCCAG CTGGACggtctgctgactgacagagAGTCTCTTCCAGAGCGGAGTAAGGAGATTCGGGAGAGGTTGCGGGGCAAAGGATTGCCCTCAG GGAGGAGTGCTGCCCCCAGGGTTCTGGAACGCTACCGAGCCAGGACTCAGGAGCAGACGTCTCTTAACAGGGGCCTCAGTCGCTCCATGGGCTCTCTGCCAATCCAGGACCTGTTAAAGGGCGACGAGGGGGCAGCCCAACAGTATTCCCCGTCTGACTATCACCCTAACTCTGAATCCCCCACAGAACTTTACCCCAAACCCCCCTCACTCCAGCACCAGCACTCATATCCCTATCTACACCCCTTTCACCCTCAGCAGAAGGGCCGGCCTGTGGAACTTGACAGGAGGTCTTTACCCTTCCACAGTGGAGAAATAAGCCTCAGCCAGGCTCGGAAGACCTGGGCTTCCTCTGTGGACTTGGCTTACATTGACCCAGAGGCTCTTCGTTTTGGGGCTTTGGAGGATGCGCGCAGGGGCAGCAGTGCCATAAGTACCCACTCGATGGGCAGGGTCAAATCACCCTTGCGGGCATCTAGAGAGAGGGAATCTCGTTACCCCGAGTTTGGTGGGCTGAAGAGCAGGAAGCCTCATCACCACTCAGCCTTATCGGTAGGCTCGGGCCTCCCTGGCGCCTATGACAGGAtaaaggagagacagagaaagctTCAGGTGCTGAGGCAAGCAGTGGATG ATCCAGTCCACACCCACCAGAGGTACCACAGTGATTACAGTTCATCAAGCGAGAGCCCCTCGGTGACCTCCTCAGATCCAGACTACAGGCATG CTAAGAAACCAGGCGACGTGAGGAGGTATGGCTCCCAGCTGGCACTTTCCTCTGAACATGACGCCCTGTCACTGACGAGTCACAATGCACACAGGCTCAG GCAGTATGAAGGGGCAGCTGATGAAGGTCTGGCAGGAgcagagctgctcctccagaagcaagaggaggaggtgcagagaCTTCAGGCCCACCTGGCCAGCAGGCTGTCCAGGGCTAACCTCTACCCCACAGATGACACCCTAGCCCCAGCTCGCACTTCCATGCTTGACCTCCGAGACCCTCTTTACACCTCCTCCGTGCCTCTGCGCAAACCTAAG ATCTTCCATGGGCCTGAGTTTGTGAAGATGGCCAGTGAGCCCTGTGTTGCCTTATCTGTTCCCTCTTCAATAATG AAACGTGGTAAGGTGGAGGAAGTGCAGAGGAAGGTGGTTGTGGTGCTGCTGAACAGCCAAAAGCTGGAGCTGAGCTGTGACATCAAGGCGGTGTGTAAAGACGTTCTTGATATGGTGGTTGCCCACATCGGGCTTGTGGAGCACAACCTCTTTGGCCTAGCATACCTCAGAG ATAATGAGTTTTTCTTCGTTGATCCTGATGCCAAACTAACCAAAGTGGCCCCGGAGGGATGGAAGGAGGATCCtaagaagaaaaaatctgacGTGCCTTTTAATCTTTTCTTACGCATCAAATTCTTCCTTGATGACGTCAGCCTGATACA GCATGCTATGACCAAACACCAGCACTACCTGCAGCTGAGGAAGGATATCTTGGAGGAGAGGGTGCGCTGCGACACAGAAAATGCCATGATCCTTGCTTCTCTGGCACTGCAGGCTGAGTTTGGTGACTACCAACCTGAG CTTCACGGGAAGACTTATTATAGGCTGGAGCACTACCTGCCGGTGTCGGTCCTGGATAAGGTGAACCAGGCGACCATTAAGGATGAGCTGCCCAAACTTCACAGCAACTACTATGGAGCATCTGAGTCTGAgactgagtttgaatttctcaaG gtgagccAGAGGCTGACGGAGTATGGCGTCCATTTCCATCGGGTGCTTCCTGAAAAGAGGTCGCAGACAGGCATTATGATGGGTGTCTACTGCAAGGGGGTGCTCATCTTTGAGGTCCTTAACGGAAATCGGACGGCGGTGCTAAGGTTCCCCTGGAGGGAGACAAAAAAGATTTCCTTTATA AGAAAGAAGATCTGCCTTCAGAACACATCAGATGGGATTAAGCACCTGTTTCAGACAGACAGCAACAAGACCTGTCAGTATCTGCTACAGCTCTGCTCTGATCAGCACAAGTTCCACCTGCAGATGAAGGCCCGTCAAAATAACCAGGAGCTTCAAGACCTAG AGAACTGCCCCTTGACCAGTTTGCAGTATTCCCTCGATCCTCGCGGTGGAGACTCAGTGGGTAGGACCGTGAGCTCAGGCAGCCTTGCCCCTAGCCTGTCGACACGCTCCAACCCAGACCACCTGAAGAGGATCTCCTACTCGGAGGTGGCCCTCAACAAGGCACCGTCTGGCCCAATATTGGTCCAGGATGAGCTTCACTTTCCAGGTTTCAATCCAGCGGCCTCCACGGTCCTTTCCAATCCACGGATAATGAGCCGCTCCCACCACAACCTCGGACAAATGCCAGAGTCTCCAGAGCACCAAGTGGCGGAGTCGTATCGTGGCCAGAATCAGGCACAACCCAACCAACTGGCCTCTCACTTCCAGCAGCACCAGAGAGCCAGCTCAGACACAGACTCCCTCGCACACCAACAGAATAA ATCCTTTAGCACAGTGACCCACAGCAGCCCAGCCTGGAGTCTAAACAGGTCCAAAAAGGAATCTGACTCTTCTTCCATAGAGGACACTGGCCATGCATATGTTGTAG GTGTCAGTATGCACAATTCCTCTGGAGTGCCTTCGACCCCAGCCTCTATCAACG GGTTTCAGGTCGTAGGAGGGGAGAACTCTGGTCGTATGGACCTTGGTACTATCATTAGCTCCATCACTCCTGGAGGTCCTGCTGATGTCAATGGCTGCCTCAAACCTG GTGACCGGTTGATTTCAGTGAATGACGTGAAGCTGCAAGGGCTCTCTCATGCCTCCACGATCGATATCCTCCAAAATGCTCCTGATGACGTCACTCTGGTGGTGTCACAGCCCAAAGAGAGGCTCTACAAAG AATCTTCTCCGGGTTATGTTCCCTACCAAGCCAAGTCTGCTTTGAAGGCACTTAACTCTGGCCAGAGACGAGAACTAGACTTTGACACCTCATCAGAGGAGCAGGTGGGAACGGGAAGCCCGAGCCCTCCTCTCCACAGCGCTGGCTCACCAtcatccacctcctccccaGTCCATCAGCACACCGGTTCTCAGGACTCCAGGACAAGTGGTGTTACTAAAATCAGCCAGCCCCCTGCTGCTAATGGAGTTCAGCAGTGTCTAGaaagagctgcagctgctgccacaGCTACCCAACTTCACAGACCAGAACCTAACGTGGGTTTGGATCCTATGCCACCGGCTCTGCCACCCAAAACTAGGAAAGCTAAAGTGTCAGAAGCTCCTAAAGTGTCCGAGCATTCTGACAGGGGGGATTCAGACATGGATGAGGAGACTTATTCCAGTAGTCAAGAGAAGCTCAAAGTCAAAAAG gaaaacatcatggaaAATTTAAATGGTAATGCCTCAGGGGTCAATAGTCTCTGTCCAGGAGAACTATTTGACGTTGAGCTGTCCAAAAAAGACAGCAGCCTGGGCTTAAGTGTCACGGTACTGTTCGGCAAG GGCGGAGTCAACACAACTGTTCGACATGGAGGCATCTACGTCAAAGCCATCATACCGAAAGGAGCTGCTGAGCTCGATGGACGGATACAGAAAG GTGATCGCGTGATGGCCGTCAATGGAAAAAGTCTGGAGGGAGCCACTCATCAGCAGGCGGTAGAGGCTCTCAGAGACACTGGGCAG ACGGTGCACTTGTTGCTGCAGAAGGGTCACCTGCCTACAGACAGTGTCCATGCTCCCCTCACACCTCAGTGCACTCCGCCAAGTGCTGACAGCGACCAAGACCAGAGCAAGAACAAAGAGCAGCCGCTTGAGGTCAAAGAAAAACCAGAGTACAGCTTTGTTACACCAG ATAACGTGTTTGAGGTGTGTCTGCTGAAGAACACATCAGGGCTGGGCTTCAGTTTCAGTCGGGAGGAGAGCATCCCCGACGAACCCCACGGCTCCAGCATGGTTCGGGTTAAAAAGCTCTTTCCTGGCCAACCGGCTGCAGAGAGCGGTCGCATCAACGTGGGCGACGTCATTATGCGGGTCAATCAAACCTCCCTCAAAGGACTCTCACAACAT GAGGTGATATCAGCTTTGCGGGGAACAGGACAGGAGGTGACTTTGCTCCTCTGTAGACCTGAACATGGGGTTCTTCCTGAAATGGACACTTCAGCTTTA ACGCCCATGTCATCACCCCGAAAGGAACTGGTGACCCAGCCAGAATCCAGCCTGAGCTTCGGCAAGACATCCCCTCCTCAAGGCAAGCAGAGTAAATGTGCGGTGGAGGAGGCCCTGGAGAGGCTGCGGCTCAAAACTCCCGGCCGACACAACAGCTACAGTGACAGCACCGACGGggacgaggaggtggaagaAGCCTTCAGCCCGAGCACTGTGGATAACAATAGGCAAACTTGGGATCGAAGCGTCTACCACACCCCCAGCAGCAACCTGGGACTGGGACGCTATGACAGCACTGGCCACCTGGACGACACCATCCACTCAGCCTTTTACTCCCCCAACCTGTCAATGACGAGATCAGACCTCAGCAAGAG GTGTCCTTCTTCCCCTGTGGATGTTGAGTCACCTGCCCTGCCTATGGTGTCCTCCCCCTCTGCCCCAAGCCCAGATCCCCTGCCTCCTCCACTGCCTCTGCCCTTAAACCTCACCTTTGCAGGCAACGGACAGGACATAGAAGAATTTGTCCCG GAAGTCGAGCTAAAGGTCTCCTTGGtgaagtcagaaaagggcagtctGGGCTTTACCCTCACCAAAGGTAACGATCACGGGTGTTACATCCATGACATCGTCCAGGATCCAGCCAAAGGAGATGGAAGGCTCAGGCCCGGGGACCGAATGATTATG GTGAACAACACTGACGTGGGCAATATGGGCCACACCGAGGTGGTTAATCTTGTGCGTGCGGCCCCCCGTGTGGTTGACTTGGTGGTAGGGAGGGTCCTGGAGGCTCCAAAGCCCCCCATAGAAGCCCACCTGCTGCCTGACATTTGTTTTAAGGGCAGCCAAGAACCGCTCG GTTTGGTACTGGATGGTGGCAGTGACAGTATATACAGTGTCTTGTTTGTGAAAGACATTGTGCCGGGTTCAGTGGCCTTTGAGGAGGGAAGCCTGAGATCATTAGATCTGATCCACTACATCAACGGAGCTCCCACCCAGGACCTGACTCTGAGTGAGAGCACCAGACTGTTGGAGCTCTCCCTCGACGACCTCTCTCTCAAGGCCACCAG gGATGGAAAGCCAGTTTCTCCTGGGCAGAAAAGTGTGTCTTTTcttaacaacaacataagccccaAGGTTTCATCCAGCATGAACG GGTTTCTTAAAGAAGATCCACAAGATCCAGAGTGTCTTGCAGCACTTTGTCCTTCAGAG GAGGAGATCATAACGCTGGATCTGGAGAAGCCTCATGCAGGAGGTCTGGGTTTCTCTGTGattggaggagagagggggatcTTCGTCAAGTCCATCACACCAGGCGGAGTCGCAGAGTCCTCAAGCAAACTGCAAGTGGGAGACAGGCTGCTGAAA GTGAATGAGGAACTAATGACAGGAGTGTCCCACACCAAAGCTGTCACCACCATCCGCAAAGCGAAAGGCCTCGTTCACCTCGTAGTGTCCAGACCACCGGACCAGAACCCAAACACATACCTGGACTACCTGCCCATCAACTCTGACAAGTGCAACGGAAACACAG ACATGAGTGAGGACAGTGGGGTGAAGACTAAGCTGCGTGCTCTACATGATGAGCTCAAATCTGGCAACTATCCTTCGTTACCACCAGCAG ACTATGAAGAAGACGGTCCGAGAGAGACGGAGCACAGCGCAGAGCTTTCAGAGGACACAGATTGTGATGGATCTTCTTTACCTGAAGACTCCCCTGAG AGTTCCCGGAAAGTGGAATGGCAAGAGGAGAGTGTTGACGATCCTAGGAACGAAAA CTATCTGCAAATGGGTGCTGGACAGCCAGAGGAAGATGAAATCACATGGGGAAGTGATGAGCTCCCGATTGAAAACATGAACTCCAAATCGAGAGATG ACGGGCCAATCATCACAGAGGATGAGCTGACGTCTTTACCTCTCGTCAAAGTGGTCCCTGACGGCCAGTACACCGGAGCAAAGCTCAACACCGTGGTGCGCATGATGAGAGGCCTGCTCGAGCAGAAGGTCCCACTGCAGGAGTTTGAA AATCTTCAGAACCTCCAGCCTCTGGATGACTGTTTAATAGGCCAGACGAaggagaacaagaagaagaaccgCTACAAGAATATTGTTCCCT TTGACACAACTCGAGTCGTGCTGGGCAAAGATGGCGGCTACATCAACGCCAACTTCATCAAGATGTCGGTGAAGGATGAGGACTACTTGTACATCGCCTGTCAGGGTCCCTTACCCACGACTCTGGGTGACTTCTGGCAAATGGTCTGGGAGCAGAAGTCCAATGTGATCGCCATGATGACCCAGGAAGTAGAGGGAGGGAAGGTGAAATGTCAGCGGTACTGGCCGGACACACCGAGGACAGCAGAGATGGTGGACGACAGGTTACAGATCACGCTGATTAAAGACCAGTATCTCGACAACTTTGTCATCCGACTCATTGAAGTCAAAGACATCCAG accaATGAAATACAGCGTGTAACTCACCTGAACTACACGGGATGGCCCGACCACGGAACGCCCACACAGCCCGAGCAGCTGCTCACATTTATTTCTTACATGAGGCACGTTCATCGATCGGGGCCCATCATCACACACTGCAGTGCAGGCATCGGTCGATCAGGGACCCTCATCTGTATAGACGTGGTTCTGGGTCTCATCGGTAAAGACGCTGAT TTTGATATTTCAGATGTCGTTCGGAACATGAGACTTCAGAGACAGGGAATGGTCCAAACCGAG GACCAATATATTTTCTGCTATCAAGTGATCCTCTATGTCCTCAGATGCCTTCAAGCAGAGGAGAACATCTCAGGATAG